One Sulfoacidibacillus ferrooxidans DNA window includes the following coding sequences:
- a CDS encoding VIT1/CCC1 transporter family protein, producing the protein MAIQMPQKDDMMQRAFAESYKKEAEAAAFYELAAKLEKDDKRRDILLKLEQIEREHALIWAAKLSEVCGIEAHYDGLSQLSSTMSKQDVYRKLDEIEVGNAKWYDSLKQLIPDDHILDLIDRIDEDESNHDATIRRFFTLPTQHIADSLQRILSRETWHKRESTGWLGDAIYGVNDGLGAIFGIIAGVAGYTANSHTVLVSGFFGAVASTLSMGAGAWLATRSQNELHHSEMQHELREIRDDPSLEREELSLLYQLKGFTQSEAEEITERLSMDEDQFAQAMYQEELGIAEDSEGNAWKSAGVGSLSTFIGGIIPLIPFIFLGGVVGMIAAAIVSIIAHFLVGAAKSMVTARTWWASGLEMTAAGIVVGVVSYGIGLLGTMLVHV; encoded by the coding sequence ATGGCTATCCAAATGCCGCAAAAAGATGACATGATGCAACGAGCATTTGCTGAAAGTTATAAAAAAGAAGCGGAAGCGGCTGCTTTCTATGAACTAGCCGCAAAACTCGAAAAAGACGACAAACGTCGTGATATTTTATTGAAATTGGAACAAATTGAGCGAGAGCATGCGTTGATATGGGCGGCAAAACTGAGTGAAGTGTGCGGTATTGAAGCACACTATGATGGGTTAAGCCAACTCTCGTCCACTATGAGTAAACAAGATGTGTATAGGAAGTTAGATGAGATAGAGGTAGGCAATGCAAAATGGTATGACTCGTTAAAACAACTGATTCCTGATGATCACATTTTAGATTTGATTGACCGCATCGACGAAGATGAATCGAATCACGATGCAACCATTCGCCGTTTTTTTACACTCCCCACACAACATATTGCTGACTCTTTGCAACGGATATTGAGTAGGGAAACGTGGCATAAGCGTGAATCTACAGGTTGGTTAGGCGATGCTATTTATGGAGTGAATGATGGACTTGGTGCAATTTTTGGCATTATTGCAGGCGTGGCTGGATACACAGCAAATAGCCATACAGTTCTTGTGAGTGGCTTTTTCGGGGCTGTTGCTAGCACACTATCTATGGGTGCAGGAGCGTGGCTTGCGACACGCTCACAAAACGAATTGCACCATAGTGAGATGCAACATGAGCTAAGAGAAATACGTGATGATCCTTCTTTGGAACGAGAAGAATTGTCGCTTCTCTATCAATTAAAAGGTTTTACACAATCGGAAGCGGAGGAAATTACAGAACGTCTCTCCATGGATGAGGATCAGTTTGCACAAGCTATGTATCAAGAAGAACTGGGAATCGCCGAAGATTCAGAAGGTAACGCTTGGAAATCAGCTGGGGTAGGTAGTCTCTCGACTTTTATAGGCGGGATCATCCCTCTTATTCCTTTTATCTTCCTTGGTGGTGTCGTTGGCATGATCGCCGCTGCGATCGTGAGTATCATTGCTCATTTTTTAGTGGGGGCAGCAAAGAGTATGGTTACTGCACGTACATGGTGGGCTAGCGGATTGGAAATGACGGCAGCTGGAATTGTGGTTGGTGTAGTTTCTTATGGGATAGGATTACTTGGAACTATGCTAGTGCATGTTTGA
- a CDS encoding NRAMP family divalent metal transporter, whose protein sequence is MSKKLAYNQLIQNQMNDHDEDNKIRAKDQARVSALREKKGWFFRIMLGLVLIGPGVLVMIADNDAGGVITYAQTGATYGIGFFIPALLLSGLIAYVVQEMTVRLGAVTHRGHAEMIWGRYGAFWGWFSLIDLVLANILTLITEFIGITLGLGVFGVPHIVSAVAAIVVDAIVLLILRYYTWERVSLWIALGNLVFVPLALMAHPDWAVVTNAMSTWHIPGGFTPAFLFVVLANFGTTIAPWMLFFQQSAVVDKGLTVKDIRHGQIDTAIGTVAMVAVALALVIMTGSLVYGMPGAADFNIQQILTVIGNKIGPMGEDLFALGLVEAGTIAAIALTASTSWAMGEAFHWPKSINMPARKAWRFYLPGLLSAVVAAGVVLIPNAPLGFLNLTVQVIASIFMPAAMMFLLLLLNDKGIMGKYTNGKWQNIAAFSIVGLLVVLNGVYGLTVVMPHLF, encoded by the coding sequence ATGAGCAAAAAACTTGCATACAACCAATTGATTCAAAATCAAATGAATGATCATGACGAAGATAACAAAATTCGCGCAAAAGATCAGGCGAGAGTTTCTGCACTAAGAGAGAAAAAGGGCTGGTTTTTTCGGATTATGCTTGGACTCGTATTAATTGGACCAGGAGTCCTTGTCATGATTGCGGATAACGATGCAGGTGGCGTAATTACTTATGCGCAAACAGGTGCCACTTATGGTATTGGTTTCTTTATTCCTGCTTTATTGCTTTCTGGCCTTATTGCCTATGTAGTACAAGAAATGACGGTGCGGTTGGGGGCCGTAACACATCGCGGTCACGCAGAGATGATTTGGGGACGCTACGGGGCATTTTGGGGATGGTTTTCGCTTATTGACTTAGTACTGGCCAACATTTTGACGCTAATTACTGAATTTATTGGAATTACGCTTGGGTTAGGGGTATTTGGAGTACCGCATATTGTCAGTGCAGTTGCTGCGATTGTTGTTGATGCAATTGTTTTACTAATTCTTCGTTATTATACATGGGAACGCGTATCGCTTTGGATTGCGCTTGGCAACTTAGTATTTGTTCCTTTAGCATTGATGGCTCATCCGGATTGGGCTGTTGTTACGAATGCAATGTCGACGTGGCATATTCCTGGTGGCTTTACACCTGCGTTTTTGTTTGTCGTACTCGCTAATTTTGGCACGACCATTGCTCCGTGGATGCTGTTTTTCCAACAATCTGCTGTAGTGGATAAAGGGCTGACGGTTAAAGATATTCGCCATGGCCAAATTGATACGGCGATTGGTACGGTTGCTATGGTAGCCGTTGCACTTGCTTTAGTGATTATGACAGGTAGCCTTGTTTATGGCATGCCTGGGGCAGCTGACTTCAATATTCAACAGATCTTGACTGTGATTGGCAATAAGATTGGTCCAATGGGCGAGGATTTGTTTGCACTTGGCTTAGTAGAGGCTGGGACGATTGCTGCGATTGCACTTACTGCGAGTACATCGTGGGCCATGGGTGAGGCTTTCCACTGGCCAAAGAGTATCAATATGCCGGCACGCAAGGCGTGGCGTTTTTATCTTCCAGGTTTGTTGAGTGCAGTAGTTGCAGCCGGTGTTGTGTTGATTCCAAATGCCCCACTTGGTTTTCTGAACTTAACTGTGCAAGTTATTGCATCGATCTTTATGCCTGCTGCGATGATGTTCTTACTTCTTTTACTCAATGATAAAGGTATTATGGGCAAATACACCAATGGAAAATGGCAAAATATCGCTGCCTTTTCGATCGTTGGATTGTTAGTCGTCTTAAACGGCGTGTATGGATTAACCGTGGTTATGCCACATTTATTCTAA